The genome window CTTGGGTGTTTCTGCAGGGCTACGGAGAGGCAGATGAAAGGTCAAACCCACCTGACCGAACCGCAAGGTAAAATTAAAAATTAAAAATGGACATCTCACTTGAAAACGAAACGCAACATATCTACAGAAAAGAAATTGAGGCATTGATTCAGCGGGAAGAGAAGTATAGAGGCCTCGGTCCTGCTGAACTTGAAGCGATTGTGCGCGCATTTGAACTGACGTTGACCAATGGACGTGAAAAAGTGCGCGCCCAAATGCTCTACGATCTTATCCACCAAAAGAGAGACGACTGATATGCAGTTAGAGCGGATCCGTCTTAAGACTTTCGGCTGTTTTGAACAGCGCGATTTTGAGCTGCACGACGGCATCAATCTTATTTTCGGTCCCAACTTCAGTGGGAAAAGCACGCTTGTCAATGCTATCTTTTTTACATTAACTGGAAAACCGATCGTCCCACGCGTGGATACCTCGGCGATAAAAAATGCGAAAGCCTATAGCGGCACAGCAGGTTTGCAATTCATCGCAGCGGGTGAACGTTATCAACTCTACCGAGCGACCGGGAAACGCATCCAACTCCGTTCAGAAAAAAACGGGACGTGGCAGATCGTCTTTGATGAGAATCGTGTGCGGGTGACGGAAACATTGTTACAAGAACGATTTGGCATCATGCACGAGCAGCTTGCCCTCACCACCTTCCTCCGCGAAGGCGAGATTTTTGAGTTCCTCGCCCGACAATCCACGAGTCGACGCGATATTCTCCATACACTTCTCGGTATCGACAGGCTCATTGAAGTCCGGGAACGGTTCATTGACACACGTCGCATCGCGAAACGTGAGCAAGGCAGAATTCGCGCACATCAAAATAGTTTGCGGTTTAATGCCCAAAATGTGGATCAAGCCGAAATCGAACGCATTGAAGAAAAGTTGAAAGGCTTAGAAACCGCCTACAGTGCCGAAACGGGGGATACCGCGCTCATCGCAGAATGGCTACAGCAACAGGAGCGCTTACAAAAACGTCTGGATGTGCTTACACACGAGCAACGCGAGGCGTTACTCGGATTCAAAGGTATTGATCCGTTGCGAGAAATGATAACGAAAATTGAAGATAGTATTCAGGGGGCCGCGGGATTAGAAAAAAAACGGGAGGCACTTATACAACAGATTGGAAGTCTTGAATCGCAGATTGCGGCATTGACGAATGTCTGTAACACCCTCCGAACCCTGATTGAAAGCGATGAACAGCACTGCCCGACCTGTTACCAGCAGGTTGAGCGTGAAGTTCTGCAACAGATTGTTGATGAAAAGGAAACCGAAAAATCGCAACGGTGCACCGAATTGGAGACCCACAAACAATCATTGGAGACGGAAACCGAGAATTTAGAAAATCGCCGCGCGCTTGAACAACGACTTCAAACCTTGCGGGGACGTTTATCACGGTTTGAACAACACGCCGGCGAACTTAAGGAAATTCAGAGTGAACTCAGCACGTTGTCTTCTCGGTTAGCAGAAAGGGGAATCCAGGAACGGGACGCGTTGTCCTCTGAATCCGCCGCAGGATTAGACAAACCGAAGTTGAAAGCCCAAATTGATCAGGAACGGAAACGTTTGGACCGCCTCAAGCAGCAAGAGGCTGTCCGTTTAGATAGGCTGGGTGCCCTCCAGCGAGTTAACAGAGATGCCTCTAAAATTGAAAAGACGCTCCTGAGTTTAGAACTCGCCTGTGCAGGCGTTGACAAAACCATTGAAACCCTCCAACGTCAGATCCTCAAACCCGCTGAAGAGGAGTTACATCACTGGCTTGAAAAGATGCAGATCTTTTCCATTTCTCGCGGGAACGAGGGACAGACTCGCGTTGACCTCCAACGCCAACATTTACTCCCCTCACTTACGATAGATGGTGTCGATCGGAGTTTGATGTTGCTCAGCGGTAGCGAGAAGATGTTCCTCTATCTCTGTTTCAAGGTTGCCCTTGCCAAGGTATTAGGCAATCCCGGCTTTTTTGTCTTCGATGATCCGACACTTCATTTAGATGAAGAACGGAAAGCGTTGATGGTGGATTTCATTCGTCAGCTCGCTGAAGAACATCAGGTCGTCGTGACGAGTTATGATGAAGATGTCCGTGTCGGATTAGAAGGCGCGCATCTCATTGAGATGAGCAGAGAATCCGCCTAAAACCGTTCAAGATAGATATCGCCATTGTCTTTCTGGGTGTTGCTCCAGACGACACACCAGCGTCCCTCTCCAACGGTCACCACAAATGGGGGATAATGTTTCCCTTTACTTGTAGAAACAGCGATCCCATTTCTGTCCCACAAGGGTTTGCCTTCTAAATCAATTTGCTGGCGGTAGATAGCGTCACTGCTCTCCTCTCCGAAGTCCTCTCGATAGTCCAACCACACTACAGAAAAACGGTTTTCCGCAGCTCGCACGATGAATGGCTTGTCTTGATGTCCACCGGCTGTGCAAAACGGGATCCCATCCTTCTCCCAAACGAGGGTGCCATCAGCACGGATGCGCTGCATATATAAATCGGAATAGACATCGCGTTCATCCCTCCAAACGACGATGAAACCGCCTTCTCCGTCGTTCACAACCGAGGCATGTTTCTGGATCCCCGGGGCAGTGCAAATAGGAACCCCTGTGTCCGTCCACAATTTGCTACCATCGGGTGCAATCCGTTGGGCGTAAAGCTGATCGTTGATGAAATTCTCGTAAATCTGCCATAAAACGATGAATCCACCTGTCCCATCAGCAATCACCCGCGGTTCGCCCTGCATCCCTTCTGCTGGCGAGATGAGGCGCGGCGCGTCCCATAACGGTTCCGCGTCTAAACTCAGTCGATATGCCATGATATGCCAAGCATCATACCCGATGACATCCCACCAAACAATATAGAAACCACCCGTCCCGTCCGCGAGCAGAATCGGATCGCTCTGGAGGGATTCCGATGGAAAAACGGGGATTCCGTTAGGTTCCCACAGCGTTTCGCCCTTCGCAGTGATCCGTTGGATGTACAAATCTTGGAATTCGGAACTTCGACGTTCATCTTCCCAAACACAGATAGCCCCGCCTTCACCATCCCCCAAAATCGCTTGTGTGGATTGATCCGCACTGTTTATGCAAATAGGGATACCGTCTGTTTGCCAAAGCACATCACCCCCAAGACTCACGGCTTGCGCATAGATATCCCAATTACTTCTGTCGCGCCTGTCGTTCCAAACAACGATGGCGTGCTGTTTGTGCCGAATCATTCGTAAGCGACGTTGATTCCGATCCGCCCTACAGATAGCGGTCCCATTTTCTTCCCAACGCGGTGTGCCACCGCTATCAACACGCTGCGCGTAGACATCCCAATCCTTTCCTGTCCGGTAATCTTCCCACATAACAATAACACCCCCCTCACCATCGTCCACGACCCATGGGAGGAATTGCCCATCTTTAGCTGTCGAAACCGGAATTTCAGCCATGGAAGGTCTGCAGAGCGTGCAGAAGCCTGCAAATAGGAGAAGCAGCACCATTGAGAGCCATTGGCTCAATCGGTGAAAAGCGTTTTGGGAGTCCATAAATTGACTAAGGTTCCTCCTGTATTCAAGTCCAATTCTTCCCAGTGTTGAATCGGGAGTTCAATATGAGCAAGTGCTGCAGTTGGCATACGTCTGAACTCTCCCGTCAAGTAATTCACGAGTTGTTCCATTGTCGGATTATGTCCCACGACCATGACGCGCTCGTATTTTTTCGGCAATTCCTGTAAGGTCTCGAAGTAAACCCCAACGACGGCATCATAAAATATGTCTAATTTTTTGACCTTACCCCCATAACCGCATGCTTTTGCGACTTTACTCGCGGTTCTCCTTGCGCGCTTTGCGGATGAAGTGAGAATCCTGTCGGGCGTTAATTTTTGTTCACGCAGAAATTTTCCCATGCGTGGTGCGTCCCGTTTACCCCGCTTATTGAGAGGTCGATCATAGTCAGAGAATTCTGGATAATTCCAACTGGATTTGGCGTGTCGCAGAATCAAAAGTGTTTTCATTTTTTAATTTTTCCTTGCGGATTTCTAATTATTCCTTGCGGTTCGATCAAGTGGGTTGGATCAATAACGTTCCTTTCCGTATACCCGCCCTCCGCTACGCTTACGGGCTGCGCGCTTCGGTTTAACAAAAACCTCTTAACTGACAACTGATGAAGGACAACTGATAAAGGACTTAAGGGCTTTAAGAGGCACTCCTCGTATTGTATCACAATTGGGACGGAATGTCAATTTTTGACTTGCATTCCCACGTCTTTTGTGATAATATTTTATAAGAGCCTGTCAACGTATTTTGGAGAATAGCCGTTACAGAGTTCAACGCAATTCAAACTCTGGAGGAAATAGAACATGTTAGTCAAAATTAACGGAATCCTCATAACGCTATTCTTCGTTATGTTACTTGGTAATATCGGTGGATGTTACGTTGATACCAGCAATACAGATGATGAACCCCCCGCTACGCCTCGCGGTGTCAGAACCATTACAGGCGATGAGCAGGTTACCATCGAATGGTATCCGAATGGCGAATATGACTTGGCAGGCTACACAGTGTGGCGTGGACGCAACGACACAGATTTTAATGCCTTAGTAGAAGTATCGGAAAATACCACGCGTTATACAGATACAACAGTGAGCAATGGAGAGACTTACTACTACGCAGTTTCCGCTTATGACGTTGATGGGAACGAGAGCAAGTTGAGTCCCGAAGATGCTTGGGATACACCGCGACCAGAAGGGCAGAACGTCGTCCTTGACGATTACACCCTTTTCCCCGGCAGAAGTGGATTCGATTTTTCACGACCGGAGAAGGGAAGTATTCCTTGGGACACCCCCGCGACCGATGTTTATTTCGGCCTTGATACTGAAGTGAACGTCCGTTATCTCTATTCCGACAACGATACGTTCATGCAAGATTTGGGGTATCATGAATACTTCGATGGCGTTGATGTTGTTCCGGAATTTGGGTACACAACGCTATTCGTTGAACTCATTGAGGGGCATGTCTATGCTATCAATACACCTGATGGAAACTTCGCTAAGATTCAAGTTCGAAAGCTTTCCGACGATGCTGTCATCTTTGATTGGGCATACCAAACTGAACCCGAAAACATCCAATTGGCACCATCTCTTAAAGTGATTCAATAAGGAGTGCATTTCATGTTAAAAACAGTTGGAGCGGCAAAGGTAGCACCATTACACATCCTTCTTGTGTTTTTGCTACTTTTCATCTCCGGTTCTGTATCGGTAAACGCTGAAACCGCGTCCGTTGACGAAAATTCCGACGCTAAAAACCGTAAAACGCAACCCCTTTTCCGAAACTATTTGAGGACACCCGAATCTGAATCGGAGTATCCACTGTTTCGGGAACACGCAGAACGCTACTATCCAGCACTTGATCCGAAAAAAGCATCACGGTTGTCAACTTTTATGCCCGGACTGGGACAAGCTTACGCTGGCAATTATACAAAAGCCACGTTTTTCCTGACTGCTGAGTTAGGGACCTTTGCCCTTGCTGGCTATAATATCGCACGCGCCCTGCATTACAACGATCAAGGTGTATTTGAAACAGGATTTCAAGACATCCGAACGGGTGAATTTTTAACTTACGAACAGGGACGCACGCGTATGAAGAACCACGCCTTTCTCAGTGGTATCCTTCTCGCAACAGGCATTGGCATCCACGTATGGAATATTTTTGATGCCCCGAAGACAGCCGAAGCCTATAATAATCGAAGATTTTCTGTCCAAGTGCAACAAAGATATAATGGGAGCAGTTCTCTAATCTTCACACATAGGTTCTAACACCAAAAACTTAGTGTTTTGCTTGGGTATTTATGTAATGGAGGGGTGCTTTTGCGTACTGCTTGGGCATTTCCCCTTAAATATACGGAACGGAACATGAAATCAAAAACTTACCGAACCGAACCGCAAGGTAAAATTAAAACGTATGCTAAACATTTAATCTTCATCATTTTGCTCGTAGGGACGCTCGCTGTAAATAGTGCCTCCCGTTCACTCGTTGAAAGCCCCGACATCGCTCCGAATCCGCTGAGGGTCGGAGAAAAATTAACGTATGATATTAGTTGGAAAAAAATCCCTGCCGCCCGACGGACAGACTGGATTATGCAAAAAACATCAATGAAGGGAGAGGACGTTTATTACATCCACTCTGAAATGAAAACCCGTTCACTTTTCAGAGTCTATAGTTTCCAGAGGCACGAGGAAACGTATTTAAATCCGATGACCCTCTCACCGGTCTATTTTCGGAATCGCTTGCAAGATCAAAAATACCGCGCCACCGTCACAATCGATTTTCGAGAGGAAACCGCGGAATATGTAAAACTCTCACGCCCGAAATCGAAATCGCCTGAAAGGCGCGAGATAAAGGTCATAGAAATACCCGTTGGTACACAGGATGAACTGTCAACGCTCTACTTTCTGCGTTCCAAAGAATTTGAACTCGGTAAAACGTATTTCTTCCCGATTATCACCAAGGGGAAAGTCCAGAAGGTTACGCTCACTGTTGAACGTAGGGAGATGGTAAAAAGCAAGGCATTGGGCAGGGTCAAAACGCTCGTCTTGCAAACCTCAGCAGGCGACCGCTTCTGGCTTACGGACGATGCGCGTCGGTTACCTGTCAAAGCAGAGAGCAAAATAGGACAGTTGACAGTGAAAATCACTTTAGCCGATGTCGAATTTACGAAGTCCTCGGACTGAAGATTTTTTAACGATGAGGTTAACGAGCATATCTTAACGCACCTCACCGAACCGATAGGTATAATTAAAAACAGTGATAGAGCTTCTACGCAAAACGGAAAATTATCGAACGCTGGTGGCACACCTCAAAGCTGGAAACCAGAAACTCCCATGGCTCAGAGGATTGGCAAACGCCTCAACGGCGTATCTTTTGGCAACCCTCATCGACGATTTTCCGAAAAAATCCTTTCTGATTATCCTTCCTTCACAACGTGAAGCCGAGCAAGTTTTAGAAGAAATCTGGGCATATACTGCATATCCTGCTTCAGAAACGACAACGATGCTCGAGGCGCGGTCCAAGATACATCTGTTTCCAGGCTGGCACCGAAAAATTTTTGATGGTATCGCGCCCCCCAAAGAAACCGTCGCAGATAGAATCCGATGTCTGGAACACTTACTTTATCAAAAACGCAGTATCATTGTAACGTCAAGTCAAGCGATGCTTTACAGACTCCCGCCGCGCCACCGATTTGCCGAGGCATGTTGCGTCCTCAATCTCGGAGATGAAATAGATCCAGACGACGTCGCGGCGATGCTGATCCGCGGGGGCTATCAAAACGTTGAACTGGTAGAAGTCAAGGGTGAATTTGCGCGTAGAGGCGACATCTTAGATGTCTATCCACTTACTACCGATACCCCTATACGGGTCGAGTTCTTTGGCGATGAAGTCGATACGCTCCGTGCTTTCGATCCGATATCGCAACGTTCAACGAAACCGGTCAAATCGGTCACGCTTACACCGTTACGGGAAGTGCTTTCAGCCGATGTATCCGTCGACCATTGGCAAACCCAAGCGGAAGCGCTCATCCAAGCACACGCAACACCCCAATTGATAAACACGGTTCGGGAGATAACACACTCTCTAACAGAAGCGGCATCTTCTCAATATCAACTTCAGGGAGAGTCGGGAATCGGAGTTCCTGCCTACATGGATGGCATAGAGGGCTTGTTGCCGATGCTCGTTCCAGAAACCGAGTTACTTCCCGATTATTTGCCGAACGATACAATTGTCTGCCGCATTGAACCCCAGTGGCAGAAGCGCGAAGCCTCACAGATGCACGAACAGATGCAGGAGTTGTATCAAAAGAAACTGGAGGCATCCAATCTCATGGTTCCGCCGGATCAACTTCTTGCCTCCTTTGAAACACTCACCGCTGAATTTGAAAAGCATTCGGTTATTTCATCGTCCTTAGCACCACCCCGTGAGGTTATGGACCCTCAGATGCCGCCCTTGCATTTCGAGATGCAACCGTTGGCACTCCCCGCTGGCAACTATCAAACGATTATTAATCAGATGAAAATTTGGACGGAGCAAGGGATCCACATCCATGTTTTCTGTGAAACACCGCAACAGTCAAAGCGTGTATCTGAAATTTTAGCAGAACGCGAATTATTTCCGCCAGCTATTCAAACCAGTGTAGGGACAATTAGTGAGGGGTTCCTCAATGAATCCCTGAATCTCGTGGTTATTTCCGAGGATGAACTCTTTGGCAGTCGTCAGCACCGCCGTCCCATCCGACCGCGCCCTTCTACAGACGGAACGCCGATTCTCAGCCTCATCGATCTAAAGGTTGGGGATTATGTCGTCCACGTCTCACACGGTATCGCTGTCTATGATGGGATACGTCGATTGGCGATTGACGGAAAGTCCCAAGATTTTCTGATGCTCAGATACAGCTCGGATGACATCCTTTATGTACCGACCTATCAAGTCGATCTCGTTCAGAAATATGTCGGTAGCAAAGACAATTCCTATAAACCGCGTGTGGATCGTCTTGGTGGGGCTGCGTGGGGTCGCCGAAAGGGACGTGTGAAAGCGTCAATCGAACAGATGGCCGGGGAACTCCTCAAGTTGTATGCCTTTCGTCAAGCGCGTAAAGGTTTCAGTTTTCCCGCTGAAGTGCCTTGGCAAACTGAATTTGAAGCACTTTTTCCGTATCAGGAGACTGACGATCAGCTCCAAGCCATTGAGGACGTCAAGGCAGATATGGAAGATGAACGTCCGATGGATAGACTCGTCTGTGGAGATGTCGGATATGGAAAAACCGAGATAGCACTGCGTGCCACTTTCAAAGCCGTCATGTCCGAGAAACAGGTGGCAGTTCTTGTCCCTACGACCATTCTCGCCCTCCAACACTACGACACTTTTGAAAGACGTTTTCAACCCTTCCCCGTCAACATCGAAATGTTAAACCGGTTCCGCACACCGAAGGAGATAAAACAGATTAAAGAAGGGTTGGCGAAGGGCACAATTGATGTTGTTATCGGGACACACAGCCTGCTTTCAAAGACGGTCGCCTTCGACAACCTCGGACTCTTAATAGTTGACGAAGAACATCGTTTCGGTGTTAAGCATAAAGAAAAAATAAAACAATTCAAAGAAACCGTTGATGTCCTTACATTGACAGCTACGCCGATCCCACGCACACTCCACATGTCGCTGGTCGGTATCCGAGACTTTAGTGTCATTAACACACCACCAGCCGATCGATTGCCGATCCAAACGTATGTCATGCCTTATGACAGTGCCGTAATTCGAGAAGCCATCACGACAGAATTAGGGCGCGGAGGACAAGTGTTTTTTGTCCATAATCGCGTTCAGGACATCCAGAGTATCGCTTTAATTATTCAAGAACTGGTCCCGGATGCACGCATTGCCGTCGCACATGGACAGATGCCTGAACGTGAATTAGAAACCATTATGCTGGAGTTTGTGCGGCATAAACATGATGTTCTTGTTTGCACAATGATTATTGAGTCGGGATTGGATATTCCCAACGTTAACACGATCCTCATTAACCGGGCAGATGCCCTCGGTTTGGCACAACTCTATCAGTTACGCGGGCGCGTTGGGCGCGCGACCACGCAAGCTTACGGGTATCTCTTCTATCCACAAGACAGAGCAATCACAGAGGGGGCACAAAAGCGGCTGCGCGTTATCGAAGAATTTACGGATCTCGGCTCAGGTTTCAAAATTGCCCTTCGAGATTTAGAGATTCGCGGGACCGGAAATATCCTCGGTGCGGAACAGCATGGACATATCGTCACCGTGGGTTATGAACTGTATTGTAGACTCCTTGAGGAAGCGGTGATGGCACTCAAGGGTGAAAAGGTTGAGGAAACCGTGGAAACGCGTATCAATCTACCCGTTGAAGCTTATTTGCCGGATGACTACGTCCCGGATAGCCGTCAAAAGGTCTCTATCTATAAGAAAATTGCTGGATTGAAAGATCGAGAGGCACTTAATGAACTCCGTGAGGAGTTGAAGGACCGATACGGTGCGATACCTGAACCTGCTGAGATGTTGCTGGAGGTCGCCGACATCAAACAACTCAGCCAACATCTCGGTATTACAGCCATTGTTGCTGGAAAAGAACAAGTGAAGGTTACCTTTGATGAGAGGAAACCACGAATTAATGTGAAGAAATTCGTTGAAATAGTTCACCAAAATAAGAATCTCCAGTTGCAGCCGCCGGCACAACTTAAGATCCGCATGCCGGGAGTGACTGGTGCGAATATATTGACGGAATTGCAACAAACGCTTAGGGTGTTTGTTACGTAATCGTAAAAACGAAAGGTCAACTAAAGAAGATATGCTACGCGCATTATCCACAGCGCGTAAGCCTAACCAACGGGCAGGCTGGATATACGGAAAAACACTTCACTTCCTAAATCCACCTGACCGAACCGCAAGGAATGTTAAAANNNNNNNNNNGGAAAAACACTTCACTTCCTAAATCCACCTGACCGAACCGCAAGGAATGTTAAAAGAGGCATGCTACGCGCACCATCCACAGCGCGTAAGCCTAACCAACGGGCAGGCTGGATATACGGAAAAACACTTCACTTCCTAAATCCACCTGACCGAACCGCAAGGAATGTTAAAAATATGAGAAAAACGATTGCTATCTTTGTAATTGTTACTCTGACCTGTCTATTGACATGGAGATTTGTTCAATCCGATGGTCATGAACAACCCATGGAAGCTATGGACGAAAGCGAGATAATTTTGGCAGAGTACAAATGGAATGGCGAGCCGCATCAAATCTCATTGGCTGATTTGAACGCTGCCATCGCAGAATTGCCCGTTTATCGTCAGCAGAACTACGAGACTCGGGAAGACAAAGCCGAGTATCTTGAGGAATTGATAGATGAACGTCTCCAGATTCTTCGCGCTGCCGACGACGGATTCGATTCGCTTGAGGAACACGTTAAAAAGCTTGAGGATTATACCCATCAGCTGATGGTTGAAAAATTGACCGAGGCTGAAGTGGACGCGAAGATCGTCATTTCCGATGAGGACCTCATGGCGAAGTATCAAGCGAATTTAAGCGACTACATTGAGGAAGCCAAAGTTCGCGCAACCTGCATTACGATTGACGATGAAGATTTTGGCAATGAGACCCTTGATGCCATCAAAGCAGGCACAGACATCATTGAGATGGCAAAAGAACTCGGCGAAGCGGGTAAACTCGCCAACGGACCTGGCACCAATCAAGACGACCCAGGGAACACCTACATGTTTACCAAATCCGCATCACCGCGTTGGGCGGAATTCATTGACGCTGTCTTTGAGCAAGAGATCGGCGAAATAACGGATACCCTTTTTGAGGTAGATGTCAACGATGAAACCTTCTACCTCATCTTCCGCAAAGAAGAGCATCACCCCGACCGTCAGCAGGCATTCGATGAGGTCAAAGATGATGTCCGCAGAACCGTTGAGCGTGAAAAGAAACGCGCACGCATCAACGAATGGGTCTCCGAAATTACGGAAAAAGGTAAGTTAAAAACCTATCCTGAAAATATTCCGGAACCGCCGAAACCCGAAGAAGCGGAAACCGAGGAATCAGATCAGTAGTCTTTTCCCATTTTGTGGAAGCAACGTCCCCAGCCAAAGGGCTGGGTTGAGAAAAGGAGTTAGATAAATGCTCACAGGAGTTGCCCGCTTCATGGGCAGAATTTTTTCGTCGCGAATTGCCCCTTTACTTTTAATCGGGATCCTTGTTACGCACCCTGTCTTTTATAGCTGCGGCGATAAGGCGATCGGTGCTGATGGAACCGTCATCGCTGAATTTGACTGGAATGGTAAACAGCGCATCACCCTTGATGAGATGATGCAGGAAATTAGTGAACTCCCCGAATACAAGCAGCGTCAATATCAGGATAAAGAGGGGCTGGAAACCTATATGCTCCTCATGGCGGAGAGTCGACTCATCCTCAGTCTCGCCCGAGACGAAAAACTCAACGAAGACCCAGAGATCCTCAAAAAGGTTCAGGATTATCTTCACGAGTTGATGGTTAAGAAAATTACCGCGCAAGAGATCGACGACAAACTCGTTTTGACTGAAGACGACTACATTCAGCATTACGAAGCGAACAAAGCAGAATATGTGCGTCCCGCGCAGGTCAGACTTTCCTGTGTTACGCTCATGAACAAAGAGCGGGCTGATGAAGTTTACGCGCAAATCACGGGAGGCAAAGACATCCTTGAAGTCGCTCAGGAACTCTCCGACCGCGGGGAACTCGTCGGTCCCGGTGCGAATCCTTCTACGCCAGGGGACACCGACTATATTAGTCGGAGTGCCTTTCCTTCGGGAACTGAGCCTTTCTTGGATGCGGCATTTGCTGCGGAGATCGGTCAGATGCACGAGGGTGTCATTGAAGTCGACGTTCAGGGAGAGAAATACTACATGATCTTCCGAAAAGACGAAGCTCGCGATGAATACCAAAAACCGTTTGAGGAGGAAGACGTTCGTAAGAGTGTCATCCGAAAAGCGGAACGTGAGAAACG of Candidatus Poribacteria bacterium contains these proteins:
- a CDS encoding AAA family ATPase, which gives rise to MDVKKCAPKCSTILSTKRETTDMQLERIRLKTFGCFEQRDFELHDGINLIFGPNFSGKSTLVNAIFFTLTGKPIVPRVDTSAIKNAKAYSGTAGLQFIAAGERYQLYRATGKRIQLRSEKNGTWQIVFDENRVRVTETLLQERFGIMHEQLALTTFLREGEIFEFLARQSTSRRDILHTLLGIDRLIEVRERFIDTRRIAKREQGRIRAHQNSLRFNAQNVDQAEIERIEEKLKGLETAYSAETGDTALIAEWLQQQERLQKRLDVLTHEQREALLGFKGIDPLREMITKIEDSIQGAAGLEKKREALIQQIGSLESQIAALTNVCNTLRTLIESDEQHCPTCYQQVEREVLQQIVDEKETEKSQRCTELETHKQSLETETENLENRRALEQRLQTLRGRLSRFEQHAGELKEIQSELSTLSSRLAERGIQERDALSSESAAGLDKPKLKAQIDQERKRLDRLKQQEAVRLDRLGALQRVNRDASKIEKTLLSLELACAGVDKTIETLQRQILKPAEEELHHWLEKMQIFSISRGNEGQTRVDLQRQHLLPSLTIDGVDRSLMLLSGSEKMFLYLCFKVALAKVLGNPGFFVFDDPTLHLDEERKALMVDFIRQLAEEHQVVVTSYDEDVRVGLEGAHLIEMSRESA
- a CDS encoding DUF3108 domain-containing protein; the encoded protein is MKSKTYRTEPQGKIKTYAKHLIFIILLVGTLAVNSASRSLVESPDIAPNPLRVGEKLTYDISWKKIPAARRTDWIMQKTSMKGEDVYYIHSEMKTRSLFRVYSFQRHEETYLNPMTLSPVYFRNRLQDQKYRATVTIDFREETAEYVKLSRPKSKSPERREIKVIEIPVGTQDELSTLYFLRSKEFELGKTYFFPIITKGKVQKVTLTVERREMVKSKALGRVKTLVLQTSAGDRFWLTDDARRLPVKAESKIGQLTVKITLADVEFTKSSD
- a CDS encoding histidine phosphatase family protein; this encodes MKTLLILRHAKSSWNYPEFSDYDRPLNKRGKRDAPRMGKFLREQKLTPDRILTSSAKRARRTASKVAKACGYGGKVKKLDIFYDAVVGVYFETLQELPKKYERVMVVGHNPTMEQLVNYLTGEFRRMPTAALAHIELPIQHWEELDLNTGGTLVNLWTPKTLFTD
- the mfd gene encoding transcription-repair coupling factor yields the protein MAHLKAGNQKLPWLRGLANASTAYLLATLIDDFPKKSFLIILPSQREAEQVLEEIWAYTAYPASETTTMLEARSKIHLFPGWHRKIFDGIAPPKETVADRIRCLEHLLYQKRSIIVTSSQAMLYRLPPRHRFAEACCVLNLGDEIDPDDVAAMLIRGGYQNVELVEVKGEFARRGDILDVYPLTTDTPIRVEFFGDEVDTLRAFDPISQRSTKPVKSVTLTPLREVLSADVSVDHWQTQAEALIQAHATPQLINTVREITHSLTEAASSQYQLQGESGIGVPAYMDGIEGLLPMLVPETELLPDYLPNDTIVCRIEPQWQKREASQMHEQMQELYQKKLEASNLMVPPDQLLASFETLTAEFEKHSVISSSLAPPREVMDPQMPPLHFEMQPLALPAGNYQTIINQMKIWTEQGIHIHVFCETPQQSKRVSEILAERELFPPAIQTSVGTISEGFLNESLNLVVISEDELFGSRQHRRPIRPRPSTDGTPILSLIDLKVGDYVVHVSHGIAVYDGIRRLAIDGKSQDFLMLRYSSDDILYVPTYQVDLVQKYVGSKDNSYKPRVDRLGGAAWGRRKGRVKASIEQMAGELLKLYAFRQARKGFSFPAEVPWQTEFEALFPYQETDDQLQAIEDVKADMEDERPMDRLVCGDVGYGKTEIALRATFKAVMSEKQVAVLVPTTILALQHYDTFERRFQPFPVNIEMLNRFRTPKEIKQIKEGLAKGTIDVVIGTHSLLSKTVAFDNLGLLIVDEEHRFGVKHKEKIKQFKETVDVLTLTATPIPRTLHMSLVGIRDFSVINTPPADRLPIQTYVMPYDSAVIREAITTELGRGGQVFFVHNRVQDIQSIALIIQELVPDARIAVAHGQMPERELETIMLEFVRHKHDVLVCTMIIESGLDIPNVNTILINRADALGLAQLYQLRGRVGRATTQAYGYLFYPQDRAITEGAQKRLRVIEEFTDLGSGFKIALRDLEIRGTGNILGAEQHGHIVTVGYELYCRLLEEAVMALKGEKVEETVETRINLPVEAYLPDDYVPDSRQKVSIYKKIAGLKDREALNELREELKDRYGAIPEPAEMLLEVADIKQLSQHLGITAIVAGKEQVKVTFDERKPRINVKKFVEIVHQNKNLQLQPPAQLKIRMPGVTGANILTELQQTLRVFVT